AGGGTAACTCCTCAATACCGAGGTCCGTGGGCTTGAGGGGGAACTCCACATTACCCAGCTTGACCAACCTAACGCCCATACCAAGTTGCCATTAACATCTCCCTTTAAAGTATTATTCATGGTGGTGTGCGAGGCCGCCTAATTAAACGTTTAAACAGAATTAATAACAGTAATGAATGAGTGAGAGTGGTTAGTTAAGGCCATTAGGTATTTACTAGGTTGTTTTAATGATCGGTAATGCTCATTAATGCAATCATTAAGGTTGTTAATTATGTAGTCATAGGTGAGTGATTAACTTCAACCGCTGGTAACTAAGGATTGAATGCGTAAATAATCAATTAGTAAGAATCGGGCATGGGCCTTATCACTAACTCCTTTGATTGAGTACTTGTTATGGGCGTTATATCACAGGTCGATACCTACGTATTTTGGGTAGGGCTAGGTGGAACTAACGCATTTATTCTCTCCGTAAATTATAACCCTGTTATAGATCCTTGGTGTTATGCCGTGCCCGTCGGAGGTTATTGTGGTTCCATCCCTCAGCCTTATGGACCCAGGCCCGTATACCCTGACCTCGGTGGTTGTGGGTATCACAGAGCCGTACCTTATGAATAGTGGAAACTCGGACTTGGTCTCTATCCACGTGGGTCCCTCGTACTCCTCGCAAGTCCACCAATCGCTCCACTTACCCCTTGGTAGGTATACCCTCCTGGCCTCCCCGTAGATCTGCGGTGCATAGAGTAGGTGCTTGCCCACGAGATACTCATCAATTATGTGGTACGCGTCCTCATCGTCCTGGAACTCATAGACCAGGGGCCTAACTATGGGGTGCCCTGTTTCGTGGGCCTCCCTGGCCAGGGCCAGTAGGTATGGCATTAGGTTCCTCCTCAACTCCACAGCCCTCTTAATGGCGTTGGCGTAGTCACTCCTAAGCATATAGAATTCCCTGTCAGGGTTGTCGCTAGTGTGCACCCTGAGCAGTGGGAAGAATAGGGCTGCCCTGAAGTACCTAACCAAAAGCTCACCCTGATCGTGGTAAATCCTGTACTCACCAAGGCTTGGCCTACCGGCAAAGCCACCGATGTCACACCCAACGAAGGGTACCCCGGAGAGTCCCAGGGACTCTATTAACTGTAGTTGCAGTAGTATATCCTCCTGGGATGGCACGTTATCCCCAGTCCATAGAAAGGCATAGCTTTGAATACCCGCGTAACCAGACCTCGAGAGGATGAAGGGTTTGTCAACACCAGCCCTCCTCAAGCCCTCGTAAGTAGCCATGGCCTCGAAGTATGGGTAGGCATTCCTAACAAGCTCATGCCTCACGGACCCACCATCATCAAGCCTATGCACAACACCCCCATCGAAGCACTTATCCGCCCTTCCCAAGTCTGTGGGCTCATTCATGTCAATCCAAATGCCGTCAACCCCGTAATCCCTGACCCAACGCTCAATTAAGCCAGCCCACCAATCCCTGGCACGCACGTTGTAGAAGTCTGGGAAGACAACGGCGCCAGGCCACCCACGACCAACGTACAACTCCCCATTGGGCGTCTCGCAATAATTGCCCAACCCGCTTAGGAATACTTCATAATTCTGGTCAAGCTTTACGTAAGGATCCACAATGGTTACTAACTTAACACCCCTCCTGTGCAATTCATCAATTAACTCCCTGGGCCTTGGGAACTTCTCCCGATCCCACGTGAAGATCTTGTTGGAGTCCATGTGCTGAAGGTCGAGATAAACAACGCCTGGCTTAACACCGAAGCCCTCCATCTCATCGATAATCCTTAAGATGACGTCCTGGGGCTCATAACCGCAGCACCTGGAGAATTGAAGGTCAAGGGCCCAGTCAGGTGGGTCTAGGGGCTTCCCGGTTATGTCTGTGTAATTCTCAAGGACCCTCTCAATAGTTGGCCCCCTGATTACGTAGATTTCAACGTCCCTGTGTGGTATGGATACCATAACCTCATGGTAGTGCCTAATCCCAATATCGAATGTGAGCTCCGCCGGTGAGTTTATGAAGAAGCCCACGGCCTCACCACCCCTAACGCTTATGAAGAAGGGTATGGAGACGTAGAGTGGGTCGTGATACCAGGTATAGGCGTAGGAGTCGGTATTCCACATCCTGACCCTGACCCTCCTCCTATCAAGCTCAAAGGCCTTCTCACCAAGGCCCAGCACATGCTCCCTAAGCCCCAGATCCTTAATGAACAGTAAGCCGGCACCATCCTCCTTAACACCAACCCTATGACCCATAACCTCCCTACTAAACCCATCAACCTCACCATCAAACAATACTCCTTCGGGCTTGAAACTAAACTTCACCACAGGCCTCGGCTCATTTATGAGTATTCTAAGTCCCTGCTTACCCTCCTCAATCCTTACCTTCATTGCGTTAAGCGATGGCTCGTGACTTTTAAAGTATAATGCCCTTCCTTACCATATGTTTATAAATATATCACTGTAAATCACCATTAACATTTACCAAGTACTTCCCTTGTTTGGTAATGTTCATTTATCATATTGTTTATGATGGTAATACTTATAAAAACGAATGGTAGTTTCTAACGGTGCGTCTTGGATGGGCCAGGTTAGACTGCGTAGGGCATTAACGGTGTTGGATTACTTCATGCTCTCGCTCACAGGCATGGTGGGTTCTGGCTGGCTCTTTGCGGCATTGGGTGCGGCGGGTTATATGGGCCCCGCCGCAATTCTATCATGGGTAATCGCCGGCATCTTGTTCATATTCATGGTATTCTCATTCGCAGAGCTGGGTGGGCTTTTTCCATTTAGTGGGGCCCTGGCACGTTATAATCACTATAGCCACGGCGTACTGAGCAATTATATCCTGGCATGGGCATACGCACTAGGTGCGATAACCACGGTGTCCGTGGAGGCAATAGCCATTGTTGAGTACGCAAGTTACTACGCACCCGCGCTCTGGAATTCAAAACTTGGTGTCTTAACGCCACTGGGCGTTGCTGCGGCCGCTGCGTTAATAATGGCCTTCCTTCTGATTCAAGTCATTGGCGTTAATATTTATGGCTGGTTCAATCGTTTCATAACCGCTTGGAAATTAATAGTGCCCCTCACTACGGTAATACTACTAATGGCCCTTTACTTCCACCCAGACTACGTCGTTGGTCACCTACCCGGTGGCTTTGCCCCTTACGGCTACGCCGCGGTCTTCTCTGGAATGATAACCTCGGGGATTGTATGGGCATACCAGGGCTTTAGGCAAGGCCTTGAGTATGCGGGTGAGGGAAAGAACCCCCAGAGGGATGTCCCCCTTGGTGTTATAACGGCGATACTAGTTACAGTGTTGCTTTACATACTCCTTCAGATTGCATTCATAGGGGCCGTTAATTGGCAGGCGGCTGGCGTTAAGCCAGGTGATTGGCAGGCATTAGCAAGTAGTGATTGGCAGGCCCACCCATTTGTTAGTGAGGCTGTTGCCACTGGAATACCGCTGTTGATTGCCTTCTCATACATACTCCTCAGCGATGCCGTCATATCACCAGCGGGCACATTGGCTGTTTACGTGGGTACCGCGGGGAGGAACCTCTACGGTATGGGTAGGATGAATTACATACCCAGCCTCTTCTCGAGAATACACACCAGATTCCAGACACCCTGGATAGCCCTATTAATTGGTTCAATAATAGCACTGGCATTCCTAGTTCCACACCCTGAGTGGTACACCGTAATGTCGTACTCCACCGTGGCCACGCTGTATGGGTACCTAATGGCAGGAATAACAAACCATGCATTAAGGCGCCTAGCACCTGACTTAAGGAGGCCGTTTAACCCACCCGCCTGGCAGTTATTTTACCCACTAAGCTTCCTAGTTGCAGTGCTACTGATCTATTGGTCCGGTTGGTCCTATGTCAACGCGCTAATCATAACCGTCCTCATAGGCCTACCACTACTGATACTGGGCCCGTATAGAGATGCCATGAAGATGACGCGCAGATCCTCAGTGGCGTTTGCAATCATTTACTGGGTACTCCTAACGCTGATAGTCCTCACCTGGTACCTGGGCTGGCTCTCGGGTTTGGGTCCCATTCTATCATTCATAGCCTACTGGATATCCTTATCATTGCTCCAGGTGGGGGTCATGGTTTATCTATGGTTTAAATCAGGTGGGCATCCAGATGTTAAGGCGGCTTCATGGATACCACCATTCAACATATTGATTGGCGCAATCTCATACATAGGCTCCCTAGGGCCCCTCAGCACCCCATTGATACCATACCCATGGGACTACCTAGTCATCACATTAATTACATTGGCGATTTACTACTACGCTGTCCGTGTGGCCTACGAAACCCCTGACCTCAGGGAAATTAAGTTAAGGGGTCTCCCCATTGAGTGATTACTTCGTTGGTGTCATTGTTGATATGACCTCCAGATAACCCATGTGCTCCCTCTCATCATTAACAATGCTCCTCAAAATCCTAACAACGGCCTTCGCCATCCGCCTGCAGTATTGATCGCCCCTCACGCTCGAGAGAGGTAGGTAGCTCCTCAGGAGGAATGTGTAGAGGTTCATGGCGCTCTCCTCATAGTGCTCCAGCTCGCTTAACTTCGTGGTCACCACATCGGTTAGGCTGAGTGTACCAGCCCTGTAGGACTCCGTGATGAAGGTTAATAGCGCCTTCACACCCTCGGAAGCCCCGTAGACGTTGTTCCTAATGGTGTTTATGGATTCAAAATCCACTATACTCCTGGGCACGCAATTCCTAATTATGGGTATCATAAGCCTAATGGAGACGCTGTGGACTGCGGAGTCCATGCTTATCTTCCTAAATATAAACTCAACATCGGGCTTGGCAACCCTCGATAGTACCGCGTATAATGCGGCTATGTTCCTCTCCAAATTACTCATCTCCTCCATTATCGTGATTAAATCCTCAACGTGCGCCATTCTAAGGGGTAACAAATTAACTTGGCAGTGCTATATAAACATAAACACTTAGTCAAACTATGCAAATACTTAACAAAATATACAAAAATATTTAAATACATTCATATGAAAAACGGAAGAAAGACCCCATGCAATGCTTATAATGATGAAACAACGTGATATCACGATGGACGTGGTAATCATAGGGGGTGGGGCGGCGGGCATGAGTGCTGCGTCCAGGATTAGGAGGCTAAGGCAGGATGCCAGGGTCGTAGTCCTCGAGGAGACAAATATGGTTTCACACGCACCCTGTGGGATACCATACTACGTGGAGGGCTTATTCGACAACCACGAATTGCTCATGCACTACACACCGGATTACTTCAGAAGTGTTAGAAGGATTGACGTAAGGACTAGGGTGAGGGCTGTGGAGGTTGGTGATGGATTCGTAAAGACAAGCAAGGGCGAAACCCTCAATTGGGATTACCTGGTACTGGCCACGGGGGCTATCCCCAACATACCCAACATACCCATTGAGGGCGGTAGGGTATTCACAGTACACCACCCACAGGGCGCCATGGAGCTTAGGGCGTTACTTGAGGGTGTGGGTACAGTGGGCATTGTGGGCACTGGCTACGTGGCCCTGGAGATGGCTGAGGCCCTTAGGTTTAGGGGTAAGAGGGTGATTATGATTGGTAGGTCTGGTAGGGTTCTTCGTAAGTACCTGGATGAGGACATGGGTAGGCTTGTCCTGGAGGAATTGATTAAGCACGGCGTTGATGCTAGGCTGGGCGAGAAATTAATTGAGATTGATCGTGATGGTAACGGACAGGTCATAGTGACTGACGGTGGTAGGTACGTGGTGGATGCCGTGATCCTAGCCACCGGGATTAAGCCAAGGACTGAGATTGCCAGGGGGCTTGGGCTTAGGATTGGAGAGACGGGCGCAGTGTGGGTTAATGAGTACATGCAAACCAGCAACCCCCACGTCTACGCCGCGGGTGATGTGGCTGAGACCAGGAACCTAGTAACCGGAAAACCCCACTGGCACCCCTTCGGGACCACGGCCAATAAGATGGGCTACGTGGCCGGGAGTAACATAGCGGGCTTTAGAATAGCGTTCCCAGGTGTTGTGGGGACATCAATGACTAGGTTCATGAACACCTACATAGCATCCACAGGGCTCACCACGGAGGAGGCATTGAGGAACGGGTTCAGGGCTAGATCCGCCGTGATTAGGGCCAGGGTTAGGGCCAGGTACTACCCAGGTGGTGGTTATGTAACGGTGAAATTAATAGTTAACGATGAAGATCTGAGGTTAATCGGGGCCCAGGTAATCGGTGATGATGGATCCTACGTACTGGGCAGCATAAACACACTGGCGGCTCTAATGGCTAGGAAGTCCACGGTGTACGACCTATTCAACACAGACCTCGCGTACTTACCAGCAGTGACCCAGGTATGGGATCCCCTGATAATCGCAGCGAGGCAATTCCTTAGGGCTTAATTTAAATAAATTCAATTAAATTTAAATAAATTATTCTATAATTAAACAATAGTGTTATTTAAAGTGAACAGCAATACGCAATCTTTTCCCAACGTGGCATCCGCACACGACTTATAAAATATAAAGATTATGCCTAAGTGATGTCTGACCAACCCATACTCGGAGCACCAACGGACATAAGGGTAGTAACTGCGGTGGGCGTTTTGGCTCATGTGGCACTAGCCTCCGCATTCCTAGGAACCATATTAATGGCTGCGGTTGCTGAGTACTTATACATGAGGAGCCACAACCAATTCTGGCTTAACACCGCAAGGATATTCTCCGTAATAGCCGCCATATTCTTCGGCGTGGGCGCGGCCTTCGGCACGTTGGTGGAGTTCGGCCTTGTGACCCTATGGAGCAATTTCATCTCAGTGATTGGCGAGGCCATTGTGCTACCCTTCTACCTCGAGCTCTTCGCATTCCTAACGGAGGTGATAATACTACCGCTTTACGTATTTACATGGGGCAAAATGAAGAACCAGGCCCTACACTGGGTAATAGGCATAGCAGCAGCCTTCGGCGGCTACTGGAGCGCCTACAACATACTGGCCGTAATGGCATCACTGAGCATGGCACCACCAGGTCTTGAGGTGGTCAACTTATACCAGGCCACGGGCCAGAACGTGGTTGGGCTTACGGACTACGTGGTCAAGTGGGCAAGCCCCGCTGATGCTTGGAACATGTTCTGGTGGGGTGCCAATGTGTTCATCTTCCACGGTATACTGGCTGCCGTAATATTCTCGTGGTCAGTAATAGGCGGTATATACCTATACCTCTACGTACGTGATAGGAAGCCCGAGAGATTCGCGATGCTTAGGGTCATAGTACCCACCGTGGCAGTACTAACGGCAATACAGGGCTTCGTACTGGGTCACGTCCAGGGCGAGCTGGTCCTTAGTGAGGACCCACTTAAGCTCGCGGCTCTGGAGGGCATGTTCTGGAGTGGGTTGAGGGTTGATCCGCTAACGAGCTTCCTGGCCTATGGAACCCTTAACCACGCCTTCTGGGGTTACTACAGTTGGCCCGCGTATATGAGGCCGCCGGACTTCGTATTCGTCTTCTACTGGGTGTTCATGGTGATATTCGGGATACTCCTCGGCATTTGGAGTGGTGCCCTGTCCCTATGGTACCTATTCCCAGGGTACTTCAGCCGCTTTGGATGGGCGAGGTCTCTGGCCAGTTTCTTCGAGAGGAGTGGCTGGGTTTTGATACCATTCTTCGCAGCCTTCGCCTCAATTGGTGGTGCGGTGAGCGCTGAGAGTGGTAGGTACCCATTCATACTGGTTAGTTCCCAGCCCAATCCAAATGGTGGACCGCCAATAATAACGGGGGTCCCAGTGGGCCTTGGCGGGTTAATGAACCCGACGATATACTTCCCAGTTTGGTTAGCTGCCTTGGTGATTATTGTGGAGATTGCAATGCCCGCGCTCGCCGTTTACATGTCATACCTATACCTAACCAGGAAGCCCAAAGTAGTTGTGGCTGAGCAGTACTGAGGTGGTGAGCATGGTCTCCGCAACATTCGTAACTGTTGGATTAATAGCATGGGCATTCTCAGTACACCTACCGCTGGTTTACACGGTACTCGGCCTTGGCTGGTTACTCCCAACCCTGGAGTTAATTGGTTATAAGCGTAATAAGCAGGTCTACGTGGACCTGGCCAGGAACCTATCCAGCTACTTAATAGCTGTTTACGCCATAGGTGGGCTCTTTGGCACGATAATAACGGTGTTCCTGGCAGGGTTACTGCCCATATTCACCAACATAGCCGGGGCCTTGCTATGGCCCGTTTGGGGCGTGGCCATAGTCTTCGGCGTGGCCATTGCCCTACCATTCATTGGATTCTACTACAGGGGCTTTGGTAGGATTGACCCCATGAAGCACGTGGCCGTGGGCTACAGCATGGCCATAGCGCTTACCGTGATACCCGCCATGTTTAGGTTGGTTTTCGCATTCATAAACTACCCAGCTGGTGTCGAGGTGTTTAAGAACCCAACCTCAATTGTGGGGTTCACACTGGGCATTAACTGGGGCCAGGTCTTCCTAAACCCAACCTACGCACCCCTATTCCTAGCCACCTTGTTCGGCGCCATTGCCATAACGGGCATATTAGTATCATCCATATTCGGCTGGAGGTACTCCAGGGACCCCAGTGAGTATAGGCTGGTGGGTTACAGGGTTGGTAATTGGGTGGGGCTTGTATTCGGTGTTCTCTACTCCATATTCGCTGGGTTGTACCTATACGAGGTTTATCAATACTCACCCACGGTTGCCTGGTCAATATTTGGCAAACCACCTGCATACCTACCCTCAAGCCTATACCCAGTCTACCAACCAACGCTAATACTCAGTGGTGTGTTGTACATGGACGTGGCCCTCGGACTAATACTACTAATACTACTGGCCCTGTCCTTTAAGTTCGTGGGTAACAAGGCCATATCCGCACTGAAGCTGGTGCTCGTTCTAGCCCTTATGGTCAGTGCCGAGGTAATGAATGGATTGGCCCACCTACCCTACGCCATAGTGCCACCGCTGGCTGCCGTGCCAGTCCTCGTCAAGGCCTATGGGCTCCAGTTCACGCTCCAGGTGGCCGATACCCTTAAGGTGTCCACATTACTCACTCCCCAATTAAATGCCCTGCTTCAGTTGGTTTCTGAGGAGCCTGGGCTGCTATATGGTAGTCTAGTGGTTTTCGCATTCTTCAACGCACTTCTCCTTTACGTAATATACGCCGCACTCTCCTGGAGGTGGGCCCCAATCACCAAGGCCTCGGCCCAGTCCTCATAACTGTAAGGGGCTGGTTCGTGGGCTTTAAAATCACCTTGTTATTAATCCTTCAATAACCCTCCTAAGTACGTACTTTATTAACCCCCTATTGTTCCTGGACACCGCCAG
This is a stretch of genomic DNA from Vulcanisaeta thermophila. It encodes these proteins:
- the malA gene encoding alpha-glucosidase MalA translates to MKVRIEEGKQGLRILINEPRPVVKFSFKPEGVLFDGEVDGFSREVMGHRVGVKEDGAGLLFIKDLGLREHVLGLGEKAFELDRRRVRVRMWNTDSYAYTWYHDPLYVSIPFFISVRGGEAVGFFINSPAELTFDIGIRHYHEVMVSIPHRDVEIYVIRGPTIERVLENYTDITGKPLDPPDWALDLQFSRCCGYEPQDVILRIIDEMEGFGVKPGVVYLDLQHMDSNKIFTWDREKFPRPRELIDELHRRGVKLVTIVDPYVKLDQNYEVFLSGLGNYCETPNGELYVGRGWPGAVVFPDFYNVRARDWWAGLIERWVRDYGVDGIWIDMNEPTDLGRADKCFDGGVVHRLDDGGSVRHELVRNAYPYFEAMATYEGLRRAGVDKPFILSRSGYAGIQSYAFLWTGDNVPSQEDILLQLQLIESLGLSGVPFVGCDIGGFAGRPSLGEYRIYHDQGELLVRYFRAALFFPLLRVHTSDNPDREFYMLRSDYANAIKRAVELRRNLMPYLLALAREAHETGHPIVRPLVYEFQDDEDAYHIIDEYLVGKHLLYAPQIYGEARRVYLPRGKWSDWWTCEEYEGPTWIETKSEFPLFIRYGSVIPTTTEVRVYGPGSIRLRDGTTITSDGHGITPRIYNRVIIYGENKCVSST
- a CDS encoding APC family permease gives rise to the protein MGQVRLRRALTVLDYFMLSLTGMVGSGWLFAALGAAGYMGPAAILSWVIAGILFIFMVFSFAELGGLFPFSGALARYNHYSHGVLSNYILAWAYALGAITTVSVEAIAIVEYASYYAPALWNSKLGVLTPLGVAAAAALIMAFLLIQVIGVNIYGWFNRFITAWKLIVPLTTVILLMALYFHPDYVVGHLPGGFAPYGYAAVFSGMITSGIVWAYQGFRQGLEYAGEGKNPQRDVPLGVITAILVTVLLYILLQIAFIGAVNWQAAGVKPGDWQALASSDWQAHPFVSEAVATGIPLLIAFSYILLSDAVISPAGTLAVYVGTAGRNLYGMGRMNYIPSLFSRIHTRFQTPWIALLIGSIIALAFLVPHPEWYTVMSYSTVATLYGYLMAGITNHALRRLAPDLRRPFNPPAWQLFYPLSFLVAVLLIYWSGWSYVNALIITVLIGLPLLILGPYRDAMKMTRRSSVAFAIIYWVLLTLIVLTWYLGWLSGLGPILSFIAYWISLSLLQVGVMVYLWFKSGGHPDVKAASWIPPFNILIGAISYIGSLGPLSTPLIPYPWDYLVITLITLAIYYYAVRVAYETPDLREIKLRGLPIE
- a CDS encoding FAD-dependent oxidoreductase, producing the protein MDVVIIGGGAAGMSAASRIRRLRQDARVVVLEETNMVSHAPCGIPYYVEGLFDNHELLMHYTPDYFRSVRRIDVRTRVRAVEVGDGFVKTSKGETLNWDYLVLATGAIPNIPNIPIEGGRVFTVHHPQGAMELRALLEGVGTVGIVGTGYVALEMAEALRFRGKRVIMIGRSGRVLRKYLDEDMGRLVLEELIKHGVDARLGEKLIEIDRDGNGQVIVTDGGRYVVDAVILATGIKPRTEIARGLGLRIGETGAVWVNEYMQTSNPHVYAAGDVAETRNLVTGKPHWHPFGTTANKMGYVAGSNIAGFRIAFPGVVGTSMTRFMNTYIASTGLTTEEALRNGFRARSAVIRARVRARYYPGGGYVTVKLIVNDEDLRLIGAQVIGDDGSYVLGSINTLAALMARKSTVYDLFNTDLAYLPAVTQVWDPLIIAARQFLRA
- a CDS encoding cytochrome ubiquinol oxidase subunit I, whose translation is MSDQPILGAPTDIRVVTAVGVLAHVALASAFLGTILMAAVAEYLYMRSHNQFWLNTARIFSVIAAIFFGVGAAFGTLVEFGLVTLWSNFISVIGEAIVLPFYLELFAFLTEVIILPLYVFTWGKMKNQALHWVIGIAAAFGGYWSAYNILAVMASLSMAPPGLEVVNLYQATGQNVVGLTDYVVKWASPADAWNMFWWGANVFIFHGILAAVIFSWSVIGGIYLYLYVRDRKPERFAMLRVIVPTVAVLTAIQGFVLGHVQGELVLSEDPLKLAALEGMFWSGLRVDPLTSFLAYGTLNHAFWGYYSWPAYMRPPDFVFVFYWVFMVIFGILLGIWSGALSLWYLFPGYFSRFGWARSLASFFERSGWVLIPFFAAFASIGGAVSAESGRYPFILVSSQPNPNGGPPIITGVPVGLGGLMNPTIYFPVWLAALVIIVEIAMPALAVYMSYLYLTRKPKVVVAEQY
- a CDS encoding cytochrome ubiquinol oxidase subunit I, giving the protein MVSATFVTVGLIAWAFSVHLPLVYTVLGLGWLLPTLELIGYKRNKQVYVDLARNLSSYLIAVYAIGGLFGTIITVFLAGLLPIFTNIAGALLWPVWGVAIVFGVAIALPFIGFYYRGFGRIDPMKHVAVGYSMAIALTVIPAMFRLVFAFINYPAGVEVFKNPTSIVGFTLGINWGQVFLNPTYAPLFLATLFGAIAITGILVSSIFGWRYSRDPSEYRLVGYRVGNWVGLVFGVLYSIFAGLYLYEVYQYSPTVAWSIFGKPPAYLPSSLYPVYQPTLILSGVLYMDVALGLILLILLALSFKFVGNKAISALKLVLVLALMVSAEVMNGLAHLPYAIVPPLAAVPVLVKAYGLQFTLQVADTLKVSTLLTPQLNALLQLVSEEPGLLYGSLVVFAFFNALLLYVIYAALSWRWAPITKASAQSS